The following are from one region of the Rosistilla carotiformis genome:
- a CDS encoding polysaccharide deacetylase family protein produces MDDVSLLDLPFRFAFDGPLGRVLHRHALNDIAAARLSWKFKAYYRIRPWIPIALRQRLQRGRNRSLDTPADWYLPTPFLRDWQQACQANVESTKTLHPWPDGFRVAMVLTHDVETRVGARLAPALASLEEEYGFRSAWNFVPYKYKIDAGLLDDLRSRGHEIGVHGYNHDGRLFESRRTFDWRKLRINEAIEDFGSKGFRAPMVHRNLQWLQGLNVDYDASCFDVDPFQAMPGGIGSPWPFIAGKFVELPYTLPQDHTLLVALGETTPRVWIDKLEYLRRIAGMAMLITHPDYLDTASRLDVYRQFLEYLREQTDLWHALPHEVATWWRQRDQSTISPTDDSIDGPAASRGRVVSMEQLFAASDCPTP; encoded by the coding sequence ATGGACGACGTCTCCTTGCTTGATCTACCGTTCCGATTTGCATTTGACGGACCGCTTGGTCGCGTTTTGCACCGGCACGCTTTGAACGACATCGCGGCGGCGCGTTTGAGTTGGAAGTTCAAAGCCTATTATCGCATCCGACCCTGGATCCCGATCGCACTGCGACAGCGTCTGCAAAGGGGCCGTAACCGATCGCTCGATACGCCGGCCGATTGGTACCTGCCAACACCGTTCCTCCGCGACTGGCAACAAGCTTGTCAGGCCAACGTCGAATCCACAAAAACACTGCACCCTTGGCCCGATGGTTTTCGAGTCGCCATGGTGCTGACCCACGATGTGGAAACGCGTGTGGGAGCTCGGCTCGCCCCTGCCCTTGCGAGTCTTGAAGAGGAATATGGGTTTCGATCGGCTTGGAATTTTGTCCCCTACAAATACAAGATCGATGCGGGATTATTGGATGACTTGCGTTCCCGCGGTCACGAGATCGGAGTGCATGGCTATAACCACGATGGTCGTCTGTTTGAATCGCGACGGACCTTCGATTGGCGCAAGCTTCGGATCAACGAAGCGATCGAAGATTTTGGATCCAAAGGCTTTCGCGCCCCGATGGTCCATCGCAATCTTCAGTGGCTGCAGGGGCTCAACGTCGATTACGACGCCAGTTGCTTTGATGTCGACCCCTTCCAAGCGATGCCCGGTGGGATCGGTTCACCATGGCCATTTATCGCTGGCAAGTTTGTCGAACTTCCATACACGCTACCGCAAGATCACACGCTGCTGGTCGCGTTAGGGGAAACGACGCCTCGCGTCTGGATCGACAAGCTGGAATATTTGCGGCGGATCGCCGGCATGGCGATGTTGATTACGCACCCCGATTATCTCGACACGGCCAGTCGATTAGACGTCTACCGGCAATTCTTGGAATACCTCCGCGAACAAACCGATCTCTGGCATGCACTGCCGCACGAAGTCGCAACTTGGTGGCGGCAACGCGATCAGTCGACGATCTCTCCCACCGACGATTCGATCGATGGACCTGCGGCGTCTCGTGGCCGAGTGGTCTCGATGGAGCAATTGTTTGCGGCGAGCGATTGCCCGACGCCATGA